The following are encoded in a window of Tessaracoccus flavescens genomic DNA:
- the gatA gene encoding Asp-tRNA(Asn)/Glu-tRNA(Gln) amidotransferase subunit GatA, whose amino-acid sequence MMSILKRSAADLGRAMAAGELTSEEITRAFLEQIEALNPTLNVFLAVDAESALAQARAIDARRAAGEDLGPLAGVPIGVKDNFCTTDFPTTCGSKMLDGWIPPYDSTVVTRLREAGLIIVGKTNMDEFAMGSSTETSYFGATRNPWDTDRIPGGSGGGSSAAVSSYMVPIAVGSDTGGSIRQPGSVTGTIGVKPTYGGVSRYGLVAMASSLDQPGPVARTTEDAALLQQIIGGYDPHDSASINQPVPDLLTASQADDLAGVRIGIVTEFQGEGYEPGVLERFREAVEVLRAAGAEIVEVSCPAFAYALPAYYLIQPAELSSNLARFDGMRYGLRAGDDGSTSAEQVMNLSREEGFGREAKRRIIIGTYALSAGYYDAYYGSAQKVRSLIQQDFDNAFGQVDVLISPTTPTVAFKIGERTADPMSMYLADLCTIPSNMAGNASASFPAGLSEGLPVGLQVMAPPMEDARLYRVGGVLERALEAQWGGPLLDQMNQIDGSKAVSA is encoded by the coding sequence CTGATGAGCATCCTGAAGCGTTCCGCGGCCGACCTCGGCCGTGCCATGGCCGCAGGCGAACTCACCTCGGAGGAGATCACCCGCGCCTTCCTCGAGCAGATCGAGGCCCTCAACCCGACGCTCAACGTCTTCCTCGCGGTCGACGCGGAGTCCGCGCTGGCCCAGGCCCGCGCCATCGACGCCCGACGCGCAGCGGGCGAGGATCTCGGCCCCCTCGCCGGGGTGCCGATCGGCGTCAAGGACAACTTCTGCACCACAGACTTCCCGACCACCTGCGGGTCGAAGATGCTCGACGGCTGGATCCCGCCCTATGACTCCACCGTCGTCACGCGGCTGCGTGAGGCAGGCCTGATCATCGTCGGCAAGACCAACATGGACGAGTTCGCCATGGGCTCCTCCACGGAGACCTCCTACTTCGGTGCCACCCGCAACCCCTGGGACACCGACCGGATCCCCGGCGGCTCCGGCGGGGGCTCGTCGGCCGCGGTGTCGTCCTACATGGTGCCCATCGCCGTCGGCTCCGACACGGGCGGCTCGATCCGCCAGCCCGGGTCGGTCACCGGCACCATCGGCGTCAAGCCCACCTACGGCGGAGTCTCGCGCTACGGGCTGGTCGCCATGGCCTCCAGCCTCGACCAGCCCGGGCCCGTTGCCCGCACCACCGAGGACGCGGCCCTCCTGCAGCAGATCATCGGCGGCTACGACCCGCACGACTCCGCCTCGATCAACCAGCCGGTGCCCGATCTGCTCACCGCCTCGCAGGCCGATGACCTCGCAGGCGTGCGGATCGGCATTGTCACCGAGTTCCAGGGCGAGGGCTACGAGCCGGGCGTCCTCGAGCGGTTCCGCGAGGCCGTCGAGGTACTCCGCGCGGCAGGCGCCGAGATCGTCGAGGTCTCCTGCCCGGCCTTCGCCTACGCGCTGCCCGCCTATTACCTGATCCAGCCGGCGGAGCTCAGCTCGAACCTCGCCCGCTTCGACGGTATGCGCTACGGCCTGCGCGCCGGGGACGACGGTTCCACCTCGGCCGAGCAGGTGATGAACCTGAGCCGCGAGGAGGGCTTCGGGCGCGAGGCGAAGCGCCGCATCATCATCGGCACCTACGCGCTGTCAGCCGGTTACTACGACGCCTACTACGGCTCGGCGCAGAAGGTGCGCAGCCTGATCCAGCAGGACTTCGACAACGCCTTCGGCCAGGTCGACGTGCTGATCTCGCCGACCACCCCCACCGTCGCGTTCAAGATCGGCGAGCGCACGGCCGACCCGATGAGCATGTACCTGGCCGACCTCTGCACCATCCCGAGCAACATGGCGGGCAACGCCTCGGCCTCCTTCCCGGCCGGTCTTTCCGAGGGGCTCCCAGTCGGGCTCCAGGTGATGGCACCACCGATGGAGGACGCGCGGCTCTACCGCGTCGGCGGGGTGCTCGAACGCGCCCTCGAGGCGCAGTGGGGCGGCCCGCTGCTTGACCAGATGAACCAGATCGATGGATCGAAGGCGGTGTCCGCATGA